Within Pantanalinema sp., the genomic segment GGCCTCGCGCTTCTCGGCGCCTCTGGCCGGCGGCTTCGCCCCGGTCAGCCAGTACAAGACCGCCTACCATGGCATCGTCGCGGGCGTGAAGATCGACCCCAAGACCGGCAACATGTCCAACGGCTTCCAGATCAAGATGCCGCCCCTGGACTTCGACCTGGGCAGCACCGGCAAGGGCCCCTCCGAGGGCTGGGCCTTCTGGACGAGCTACAACTCCGAGCGCGCCACCGGCCGCCTCGAGGTCACCGCGAGCAAGAACCCCAAGGACTACGTCGTGGCCTGCAACTGGAAGGCGGCCGAGGCCGCGGTCAAGGCGGGCAAGGCCGACATGGTCGGCGGCGTCCCGGTCATCGACCCCGCCAAGGTGCCGGGCATCGTCTACCTCCTGCCCACCCCGTCGAGCCCGCACGGCGTCGACGTGACCCCCGACGGCAAGTACATGGCCGCCTCGGGCAAGCTCGCCCCGGTCGTGACCATCTTCGACTTCGCCAAGCTCCAGGCGGCGATCGACAAGAAGGACTTCACCGGCGACGAGGACGGCGTGCCGGTCGTGAAGTTCGAGTCGGTGAAGACCGCCGAGGTGCCCGTGGGCATGGGCCCGCTGCACACCGAGTACGACGACCAGGGCAACGCCTACACCTCGCTCTTCCTCGAGAGCGCGGTCGCCAAGTGGAAGGTCGGCACCTGGGAGGTCCTCGACAAGATCCCCGTCGCCTACAACGTCGGCCACATCGCCGCCGCAGGCGGCAACACCAGCCATCCGTACGGCAAGTACCTGGTCTCCCTGAACAAGCTCTCGAAGGGCCGTCACATCACCACCGGTCCCTCGCAGCCCGAGAGCTCGCAGCTCATCGACATCACCGGCAACAAGATGACGATGCTCTACGAGACCTTCACCGAGCCCGAGCCCCACTACGCCCAGATCATCAAGACGGATGCGATCAAGCCCATCGAGGTCTACCCGAAGGACGAGAACAAGAATCCCAACGCGATCTGGAACCCCAACGACGCGACGATCACCCGCAACGGCAAGGACGTGACCATCAAGATGTTCACCATCCGCACCTTCTTCGCGCCGACCGAGATCGCGGTCAACAAGGGCGACCGGGTGACCATCCACGTCACCAACGCGGAGCAGACCCGCGACGAGATCCACGGCCTGGGCATCAGCGAGTACAACCTGAACGTGGTGATCGACCCGGGCGAGACCAAGACCGTGTCGTTCGTTGCGGACAAGCCGGGGGTCTTCCCCTTCTACTGCACGAACTTCTGTTCGGCGCTTCACCAGGAAATGCAGGGCTACTTGACTGTCAAGCCCTAGCAGGCAACCATCGAGGGGCCCGGGCAGCCGGGCCCCTCACCACAGGGCTCAAAGGAGCAAGCCATGGCCATCCCCAGAACCGACCGCCGCATGACCAAGATCCCGCGCCTTCTGGCGCTCGTCGCCGCCGTGCTCGTCGGTCTTTCCTTCCTCTTCCCCCTCTGGACCCTCCACCTCCAGGCACCCCAGTACCCCGAGATGTTGAACCTCAACGTCTACGCCTACAAGCTCGAAGGCAGCGCCAACCCCCTGATCAACGACCTCCAGGAGATCAACACCCTCAACCACTACATCGGCATGGCCGAGATCCACGCCCAGAACTTCCCCGAGCTGAAGCTGATGCCCATCGCCCTGGCCGCAACGGCAGTCCTGCTTGTCCTGGCCGCGGCCCTCGCCTGGTGGGAGCTGCTCGCCGCCGCGACGGCGACCCTGGCGCTCACCGGCGTGGCCGGCATCGCCTCGGCCTACTTCAAGCTCTACTCCTACGGTCACAACCTGTCCCTGGACGCTCCTCTCAAGATCAAGGGCTTCACCCCGCCGCTGCTCGGCAGCAACAAGCTCGTGAACTTCATGACCCACGGCATGTTCGGGCTGGGCGGCTTCATGCTCATGGTGACCGGTGGGCTGCTGCTTTACGCCCTCTATCTGCACCTGAGGCCGCGAAGAGCGTGATGCGGCCGGCAGCGCTCATCCTGGTTGCAACCCTCGCGCCCCTGGCCCTCCCGTTTGCGGTCCGGGCCGCCGAGTGGCGCGTGGGCCCGGGCGGCTTTCCCACCATCGCTGCGGCGATCGCCGCGGCGCATCCCGGCGACGTGATCCGCATCCCGGCCGGCCGCTACCCGGAGCGGCTTTTCCTCGACAAGCCGCTGACCCTGGTGGGCGAGGGCATGCCCACCATCGACGGCCTCGGCAAGGGCGACGTCGTCGCCGTCAAGGCGCCCGGCTGCCGGATCGTCGGCCTGCACCTGACGGGCAGCAGCCGCGAGATCCTCTCGGACGCGGCCGCCATCAAGATCGACGCCGACCGCACGGTGGTCGAGCGCTGCACGATCGACCAGAGCCTTTACGGCCTCTACATCAGCGACACCCAGCACGCCCGAATCATGAATAATGACATCACCGGGATCGCGACCATGGGCATCCACGAGCGCGGGGACGGGATCCGCCTTCACAACTCCGCGCACAACCTGATCAAGGGCAACCGGATCCAGGACACGCGCGACGGGATCTACTTCAACGCCTCGCCCTTCAACGACATGCGGGACAACGCGATCCGCCGGGTGCGCTACGGCCTGCATTACATGTCCTCGGACGACAACACCTTCAGCCGCAACCGCTTCACCGAGACCGAGGCGGGCTCGGCCCTGATGTTCAGCCGGCGCATCCACCTGCGCGACAACCTCTTCGCGGGCAACCGGGGCTACCGCGCCTACGGCCTCTTGATCAAGGACTGCGAGGACAGCACCGTCGAGGGCAACGCCGTGGTGGGCAACCGCGTGGGCATCTTCCTGGACGGGGCCATGCGCTCGACGATCACCCGCAACCGGGTCGTGGGCAACGACCTCGGCTTCGAGGTCCGCGGCAGCTCCGAGGGCAACACCCTCTCGGCCAACACCATCGCGGGCAACACCGAGACGATCGCGACCCCCACCGGCATCGGCGAGAACACCTGGCGCGGCAACTACTGGAGCGACTACCGCGGCTACGACCTGGACGGCGACGGCCTGGGGGACGTTCCCCACGAGGCCGGGAGCGTCTTCTCCTTCCTGGTCGAGAACTACCCGCCCGCGCGCCTCTTCCTGCTGAGCCCCGCCGTGCAGGCCCTGGAGTTCGCCGAGCGTACCTTCCCCATCGTCGACGCGCCGAGCATCCGGGATCCGGCCCCGGCCGTCCACCCCACCGTCGCCGCCGAGCCGGCAGCGGGTGAACGGCGAGAGGCGTCGCCCAGCGCGCCCTTCCTGGCCCTGGCCGCCGGCCTCCTGCTGCTCGGCCTGCTTCCCCTCCTTGCATCACGAAGAGCACTGCGCCCATGATTCGAATCGAGAACCTGGCAAAGGAATACGGAGCGCTCAAGGCGCTCGACGGGCTGAGCCTCGAGACCCGCTCGGGCGAGGTCCTGGCGCTCCTGGGCCCCAACGGCGCCGGCAAGAGCACGACCATCAAGAGCATCGTCGGCCTCGTGACGCCCACGCGCGGCCGGGTCCTGATCGACGGGATCGACGTGGCGCGCGAGCCCCGGCGCGCCCGGGCCCTGATCGGCTACCTGCCGCAGCGGGTCCACTTCTACGACAACCTCACCCCGCGCGAGGTGCTGGCCTTCTACGCGCAGCTGCGCAAGGCCCCCCGCACCCAGATCGCCCCTTTGATCGAGCACGTCGGCCTCGGCCATGCCGCCGATCGGCGCACCGCTGGCTTCTCGGGGGGCATGCTGCAGCGCCTGGGCCTGGCCGTCGCGCTGTTGGGCGAGCCACGCCTGTTGGTGCTCGACGAGCCGACCGCGGGGCTCGACCCCGAGGGCTCGCTCCTCTTCAAGGAGACGATCCAGGAGCGCCGGCGCTCGGGGACGACCGTGCTGCTGTGCTCCCACCTGCTCGCCGAGGTCGAGTCCGTCGCCGACCGCATCGCCATCTGCAACCAGGGGCGCATCGCCGCCATCGACTCGCTGGATGCCATGCGCGAGAGCCTGGCCCTTCCGACCCGGATGGTCCTGCGGGTGGCGGGCGGTACCGATCCCGCGGCCATCGCCCTGCGCTCGGGGGCCCGCGAGGCGGAGCTGCGCGGCGAGACGTTGCGCCTGACCATCGACTATCACCGCAAGGCTGCGGTGATCCTGGCGCTCGAGGAGCGCGGGGTCGCCGTCCAGGACCTGCGCACCGAGGACCCGAGCCTTGAGGACATCTTCATGGCCGTCGTCCACCGCTCGACTTCGTCCCCCGAGGAGGTATCCATCCGATGAAGCCCACGATCCCGTCCGTCGCCCTGTTCGCGAGCCTGGCCCTGGTGGGCTTCACCAGCCAGGGCAAGCCGGTCGACGTCATGCCCGAGGCCGACGAGTGCGCCACCTGCGCCATGGCCGTCACCGACGTGCCCCTCTCCGCCGAGATCACCCTCAAGAACGGCGACGTCAAGAAGTTCGACGACATCGGCTGCATGGCCCAGTACGTCCGGCGCAAGAAGCTCCTTGAGGACAAGATCAAGGGCATGTTCGTGCACGACCTCAAGAGCGAGCGGTGGCTCCCGCTCGAGCGCGCGATCCTGGTCAAGAGCACGTACCCCACGCCCATGCGCTACGGCATCGTGGCCTTCTCGTCCCTTGCGGACGCCAAGGCGCTGCCTGCCAGGTACAAGGGCAAGACCGTCACCTGGTCTTCGGTGCTGAAGGGGTTTTAAAATGGAATGGCAACCCATCTGGACGATCGCCCAGCGCGAGCTCCTGGACGCCCTGCGCAGCCGCCTCGTCTGGATGTTCGCGGCGGTGTTCGCCGTCCTGGCGCTGGGCCTGTCGTACTTCGGCCTGGTCGGGGCGGGCTACGCCGAGGTGACCGGGTTCGCGAAGACCTCGGCCAGCCTGCTCAACCTGGTGCTGATCCTCTTTCCTCTGGTCGCGCTCTTCCTGGGCACCTCGAGCATGACCAGCGAGCGCGGAGCCCTCGAGCTGCTGCTCTCCCAGCCCGTGACCCGCTCCGAGGTGATGGTCGGCAAGTTCCTGGGCCTGGCCCTGACGCTGGTCGCCTCGACCCTGGTGGGGTTCGGCGCGGCCGGTCTGGTCATCGGCGTCCGGGCGGGCGGCGCCGACGCCGGGCGCTTCCTGGCCCTGACGGGGCTTGCGATCGCCCTGGAGGTCGCCTTCCTGAGCGTTTCCCTGCTCATCTCGGCAGTGACGGCCGACCGGGTGCGCGCCCTGGGGGCCGCCGTCGCGGTCTGGTTCGGCAGCGTCATCCTCTACGACCTGTTGGTGGTCGGCGGGGCCGTGCTCATCGGCGCCAAGCAGCTCTCGGCCGCCCTGGTCCTCTTGCTGTTCCTGAACCCGGTGGACCTGGTCAGGGTGCTGGGCATCCTGAGCCTCGACTCGGCGACTGCCTTCGGGGCCACCGGGGCGAGCCTGATGCGCATGTTCGGCCCCGTCGGCGCCCTCGTCGCCCTGATCGTCGCCCTGGCGCTCTGGATGGTCGCCCCATTGGGGCTCGCCCTGCGCCTGTTCCGCCGCGCCGACCTCTAAGCGCCGATGGCACGAGCATCCCCCGCCCCCCTGATTGGGGCGGGGGATGCTCGTGCTTGGGGGTGTTAGCGGCGCGGTTTATTGATCGGGTTGACGTTGGGATCCTCGGAGGTGCTCGCGGACATCCCCGGGGAATAGTGTCCGCCTTTATCCCAGCCGGCGCCGCCACCGCCGCCACCGCCCTGGGTGGCGGGTGGACCGATCCCATCGAGGTCCACGCCGCCCATCCCGGGGCCGCCGTAGCTTCCAGGGCCGCCCGTGGCGCCGTGGGCGATCACCGACGGGCTGGGGCTGGGCCCGCCCCCGCCGCCCGCCTGCTGCGCGCCCCGCTCTCCCCCCTGGCAGCCGATCAGCGCCGTGACGAGCACCAGGGCAACTCCTGCAAATGCCTTCACCTCGTATCCCCCTCTCGATCGCCGTGGGAAGAGGCCAAGCCACCCTGCGGCCAGGCTGGGCCGAGCAT encodes:
- the nosZ gene encoding Sec-dependent nitrous-oxide reductase; the encoded protein is MRKQARFLAALSAATSLIVLAGCGPSGGGDKGATKGGAAGGDDRIAHDAAQRTFVPPGQLDDYYLFYSGGHSGQVYLAGIPSMRHIATIPVFTPYPGTGYGYDEESKKMLGGYTWGDVHHPSLSKTNGDYDGRWLFVNDNANNRAARIDLRDMKTHQIIKIPNVSGNHGSAFVTNNTEYILSASRFSAPLAGGFAPVSQYKTAYHGIVAGVKIDPKTGNMSNGFQIKMPPLDFDLGSTGKGPSEGWAFWTSYNSERATGRLEVTASKNPKDYVVACNWKAAEAAVKAGKADMVGGVPVIDPAKVPGIVYLLPTPSSPHGVDVTPDGKYMAASGKLAPVVTIFDFAKLQAAIDKKDFTGDEDGVPVVKFESVKTAEVPVGMGPLHTEYDDQGNAYTSLFLESAVAKWKVGTWEVLDKIPVAYNVGHIAAAGGNTSHPYGKYLVSLNKLSKGRHITTGPSQPESSQLIDITGNKMTMLYETFTEPEPHYAQIIKTDAIKPIEVYPKDENKNPNAIWNPNDATITRNGKDVTIKMFTIRTFFAPTEIAVNKGDRVTIHVTNAEQTRDEIHGLGISEYNLNVVIDPGETKTVSFVADKPGVFPFYCTNFCSALHQEMQGYLTVKP
- a CDS encoding nitrous oxide reductase family maturation protein NosD, which gives rise to MRPAALILVATLAPLALPFAVRAAEWRVGPGGFPTIAAAIAAAHPGDVIRIPAGRYPERLFLDKPLTLVGEGMPTIDGLGKGDVVAVKAPGCRIVGLHLTGSSREILSDAAAIKIDADRTVVERCTIDQSLYGLYISDTQHARIMNNDITGIATMGIHERGDGIRLHNSAHNLIKGNRIQDTRDGIYFNASPFNDMRDNAIRRVRYGLHYMSSDDNTFSRNRFTETEAGSALMFSRRIHLRDNLFAGNRGYRAYGLLIKDCEDSTVEGNAVVGNRVGIFLDGAMRSTITRNRVVGNDLGFEVRGSSEGNTLSANTIAGNTETIATPTGIGENTWRGNYWSDYRGYDLDGDGLGDVPHEAGSVFSFLVENYPPARLFLLSPAVQALEFAERTFPIVDAPSIRDPAPAVHPTVAAEPAAGERREASPSAPFLALAAGLLLLGLLPLLASRRALRP
- a CDS encoding ABC transporter ATP-binding protein; the protein is MIRIENLAKEYGALKALDGLSLETRSGEVLALLGPNGAGKSTTIKSIVGLVTPTRGRVLIDGIDVAREPRRARALIGYLPQRVHFYDNLTPREVLAFYAQLRKAPRTQIAPLIEHVGLGHAADRRTAGFSGGMLQRLGLAVALLGEPRLLVLDEPTAGLDPEGSLLFKETIQERRRSGTTVLLCSHLLAEVESVADRIAICNQGRIAAIDSLDAMRESLALPTRMVLRVAGGTDPAAIALRSGAREAELRGETLRLTIDYHRKAAVILALEERGVAVQDLRTEDPSLEDIFMAVVHRSTSSPEEVSIR
- a CDS encoding nitrous oxide reductase accessory protein NosL, which translates into the protein MKPTIPSVALFASLALVGFTSQGKPVDVMPEADECATCAMAVTDVPLSAEITLKNGDVKKFDDIGCMAQYVRRKKLLEDKIKGMFVHDLKSERWLPLERAILVKSTYPTPMRYGIVAFSSLADAKALPARYKGKTVTWSSVLKGF
- a CDS encoding ABC transporter permease subunit; amino-acid sequence: MEWQPIWTIAQRELLDALRSRLVWMFAAVFAVLALGLSYFGLVGAGYAEVTGFAKTSASLLNLVLILFPLVALFLGTSSMTSERGALELLLSQPVTRSEVMVGKFLGLALTLVASTLVGFGAAGLVIGVRAGGADAGRFLALTGLAIALEVAFLSVSLLISAVTADRVRALGAAVAVWFGSVILYDLLVVGGAVLIGAKQLSAALVLLLFLNPVDLVRVLGILSLDSATAFGATGASLMRMFGPVGALVALIVALALWMVAPLGLALRLFRRADL